From Synoicihabitans lomoniglobus, the proteins below share one genomic window:
- a CDS encoding LL-diaminopimelate aminotransferase, with protein sequence MIRINENYLKLKASYLFADISKRVSAYVEANPDKPIIRLGIGDVTEPLPDVCVKALHQGADELSKRESFKGYGPEQGYKFLREAIAAGDYASRDCAITADEIFVSDGAKCDSANIQEIFAEDGLKLAIPDPVYPVYIDTNVMAGRTGPNVDQRYQGVTYLDCTPENNYVPAIPTEPTDLIYLCFPNNPTGAVATREQLAAWVAYAKANQSIILFDAAYVAFIRDESIPRSIYEIPGADEVAIEFRSFSKTAGFTGTRCAYTVVPKKLQAFDSTGQAHSVHALWNRRQATKFNGVSYPVQLAAAAIYSAEGQAQVKEKTDFYLENAALIRTAMTDLGFSCVGGDNAPYIWINTGRDSWEFFDLLLNKAGVVCTPGAGFGTCGEGHVRISAFNSRANVEKALKRIAEALA encoded by the coding sequence ATGATTCGCATCAACGAAAACTACCTGAAGCTGAAAGCTTCCTACCTCTTCGCCGACATCTCCAAGCGCGTCAGCGCCTACGTCGAGGCCAACCCGGACAAGCCGATCATCCGTCTCGGTATCGGCGACGTGACCGAGCCTTTGCCGGATGTTTGCGTCAAAGCGCTGCACCAGGGCGCCGACGAATTGTCGAAGCGCGAGTCCTTCAAGGGCTACGGCCCGGAGCAGGGTTACAAGTTCCTCCGCGAGGCCATCGCCGCGGGTGACTATGCCAGCCGTGATTGCGCGATCACCGCCGATGAGATTTTCGTATCCGACGGCGCGAAGTGTGACAGTGCCAACATCCAGGAAATCTTCGCCGAGGATGGCCTGAAGCTCGCCATTCCCGACCCCGTTTACCCGGTCTACATCGACACCAACGTCATGGCGGGTCGCACCGGTCCCAACGTCGATCAGCGTTACCAGGGCGTGACGTATCTCGATTGCACGCCCGAGAACAACTACGTGCCGGCGATCCCGACCGAGCCGACCGACCTCATCTATCTCTGCTTCCCCAATAATCCCACTGGTGCAGTCGCGACCCGCGAGCAGCTCGCCGCCTGGGTGGCTTACGCGAAGGCCAACCAGTCGATCATTTTGTTCGACGCGGCTTACGTGGCCTTCATCCGCGACGAATCGATTCCGCGCTCGATCTACGAGATCCCGGGGGCCGACGAAGTGGCGATCGAGTTCCGCAGTTTTTCCAAGACCGCCGGTTTCACGGGCACGCGTTGCGCCTACACCGTCGTGCCGAAGAAGCTGCAAGCTTTCGACTCCACCGGCCAGGCCCACTCGGTGCACGCGTTGTGGAACCGCCGCCAAGCCACCAAGTTCAACGGCGTCTCCTACCCGGTGCAGCTCGCCGCCGCCGCGATCTACTCCGCCGAAGGGCAGGCGCAGGTGAAGGAGAAAACCGATTTCTATCTGGAAAACGCCGCGCTCATCCGCACGGCCATGACCGATCTCGGTTTCAGCTGCGTGGGCGGTGACAACGCGCCTTACATCTGGATCAACACCGGCCGTGACTCGTGGGAATTTTTCGACCTGCTGCTGAACAAAGCCGGTGTGGTGTGCACGCCGGGCGCGGGTTTCGGCACCTGCGGCGAAGGTCACGTGCGCATCAGCGCGTTCAACTCGCGCGCCAACGTCGAGAAGGCGCTCAAGCGCATCGCGGAAGCGCTCGCGTAA
- the panC gene encoding pantoate--beta-alanine ligase translates to MQTLDSVSAMQALAGELRAAGRTVALVPTMGALHEGHLDLIRLAATRADVVVVSIFVNPTQFGPNEDYTRYPRDLEGDLAKCADAGAHHAFIPTKDALYPPGYSTYVNEESVAKPLEGVSRPAHFRGVTTIVTKLFNIVQPTCAIFGQKDAQQVAVIRKVVTDLHLPVEIVTAPTTRDDDGVALSSRNAYLTPLQRTAAAAIPQTLETVKSMVAKGERRAERLTAEATHLLSQFRQIRIIYIAVVDPLTMQTQREVVPGNSLLAVAVWVEETRLIDNALL, encoded by the coding sequence ATGCAGACCCTCGACTCCGTTTCCGCCATGCAAGCGCTGGCTGGTGAGCTTCGCGCCGCCGGCCGCACCGTCGCCTTGGTGCCCACCATGGGTGCCCTGCACGAGGGTCACCTCGATTTGATCCGACTCGCCGCCACCCGCGCCGACGTCGTGGTCGTGTCGATTTTTGTAAACCCGACACAGTTCGGGCCGAACGAGGACTACACCCGCTATCCGCGAGACCTGGAGGGCGATCTCGCCAAATGCGCCGACGCCGGCGCGCACCACGCCTTCATTCCCACCAAAGACGCCCTCTACCCGCCCGGCTATTCCACCTACGTGAACGAGGAGTCCGTGGCCAAACCGCTCGAAGGCGTGTCGCGGCCCGCCCACTTCCGCGGCGTCACGACCATTGTCACCAAACTCTTCAACATCGTCCAACCCACCTGCGCGATCTTTGGACAAAAGGACGCCCAGCAAGTCGCCGTGATTCGCAAAGTGGTGACCGATCTCCACCTGCCGGTGGAAATCGTGACCGCGCCGACCACCCGCGACGACGACGGCGTCGCCTTGAGCTCGCGCAATGCCTACCTCACGCCCCTCCAACGCACGGCAGCCGCCGCCATCCCGCAAACCTTGGAAACCGTCAAATCCATGGTGGCCAAAGGCGAGCGCCGCGCCGAACGACTGACCGCCGAAGCCACCCACCTGCTCTCCCAGTTTCGCCAGATCCGGATCATCTACATCGCCGTGGTCGATCCGCTCACCATGCAAACCCAGCGCGAAGTGGTGCCCGGCAACTCCCTGCTCGCGGTCGCCGTCTGGGTCGAGGAAACGCGCCTCATTGACAACGCTCTGCTGTGA